In Streptomyces nojiriensis, one genomic interval encodes:
- a CDS encoding sensor histidine kinase, with amino-acid sequence MTEKSLRPHRDDVFLAVVGTAAGLAFWSLGVYSSPGRGFLPAWAALVPLVALGAMELLRRTRPYLTLVVGTVGVLADQFTVGSLATVVIFTDLMYAAVVYGKPAMARLLPVTTGLITVVVTIASVAWLRTPQALLIGAITGIVSFGPALTGATLRNHREAAEAARLRAEQTALLAEMDRSQAVAAERARMARELHDMVANHLSAIAIHSTAALSIDTAATSRDALGVIRENSVQGLAEMRRLIGLLRDAGGDKEPVAVPSLDGLEALLGQARTNGSASGLTFVLHDDRTSGEPAAAPVELAAYRIVQESLTNALKHAAPGTVTVRVAHADGMLTVGVDSPFGDRPGPRAPGSGAGLIGMRERTELLGGEFTAGRSGAVWQVRATLPAEEKAVEA; translated from the coding sequence GCCGCGGGCCTGGCCTTCTGGTCGCTCGGCGTCTACAGCAGCCCCGGCCGGGGCTTCCTGCCGGCCTGGGCGGCCCTGGTCCCGCTCGTGGCCCTCGGCGCGATGGAACTGCTGCGCCGCACCAGGCCGTACCTGACCCTGGTCGTCGGCACCGTCGGGGTGCTCGCCGACCAGTTCACGGTCGGCAGCCTCGCCACCGTCGTGATCTTCACCGACCTGATGTACGCCGCCGTCGTGTACGGAAAACCGGCCATGGCCCGGCTGCTCCCGGTCACCACCGGCCTGATCACCGTCGTGGTCACCATCGCCTCGGTGGCCTGGCTGCGCACCCCGCAGGCCCTGCTGATCGGTGCGATCACCGGCATCGTGAGCTTCGGCCCGGCCCTGACCGGCGCCACCCTGCGCAACCACCGCGAGGCCGCCGAGGCCGCCCGGCTGCGCGCCGAGCAGACCGCGCTGCTGGCCGAAATGGACCGCAGCCAGGCCGTGGCCGCCGAGCGCGCCCGGATGGCCCGGGAGCTGCACGACATGGTGGCCAACCACCTCTCCGCCATCGCCATCCACTCCACCGCCGCGCTCTCCATCGACACGGCCGCGACGAGCCGGGACGCGCTCGGGGTGATCCGCGAGAACAGCGTGCAGGGGCTGGCCGAAATGCGCCGTCTGATCGGGCTGCTGCGGGACGCCGGCGGCGACAAGGAACCGGTCGCGGTGCCCTCGCTGGACGGCTTGGAGGCCCTGCTCGGGCAGGCCAGGACCAACGGCTCGGCGAGCGGGCTGACGTTCGTGCTCCACGACGACCGGACCTCCGGGGAGCCAGCGGCCGCGCCCGTGGAGCTGGCGGCGTACCGGATCGTCCAGGAGTCCCTGACCAATGCCCTCAAGCACGCCGCCCCGGGCACCGTCACGGTCCGCGTGGCGCACGCCGACGGGATGCTGACCGTAGGGGTGGACTCGCCCTTCGGGGACCGCCCCGGGCCCCGCGCGCCCGGATCGGGCGCCGGGCTGATCGGCATGCGGGAGCGGACGGAGCTGCTGGGCGGGGAGTTCACGGCGGGGCGGTCCGGTGCGGTGTGGCAGGTACGGGCGACACTGCCCGCGGAGGAGAAGGCGGTGGAGGCATGA